Proteins encoded within one genomic window of Companilactobacillus sp.:
- a CDS encoding 3-hydroxyacyl-CoA dehydrogenase, whose protein sequence is MTIKNVTIAGSGVLGSQIAFQTAFRGYNVTIYDINDEVIAKAKDRMIGLVDTYKKEVQGQAEHLDVFLRPGVYESTILPHLKDTLIADLSTSRKNAESVPASLNYNTDLGAAVKGADLVIEAIPERMDIKESYYKQLASVADEKTIFATNTSTLLPSQFAELTGRPEKFLALHFANEIWKNNTAEVMGTKWTDPEVYDEVVEFAKGIGMIPIKLKKEQPGYVLNTLLVPLLNAAQMLLAKGVADIETVDKTWMLATKAPFGPFGILDIVGLKTAYDITAMQAETDPDYKQLADMIKHDYIDKGKMGVATGEGFYKYPNPAYRDPSFLE, encoded by the coding sequence ATGACCATAAAGAATGTTACTATCGCAGGATCTGGTGTATTGGGTAGCCAGATCGCATTTCAAACCGCATTTCGAGGCTACAACGTTACCATCTATGATATTAATGACGAGGTGATAGCTAAAGCCAAAGATCGGATGATCGGTTTAGTCGACACTTACAAGAAGGAAGTGCAAGGCCAAGCTGAACATCTAGACGTTTTTTTAAGACCAGGAGTTTATGAGAGTACGATCCTACCACATTTGAAGGATACGCTGATTGCTGATCTTTCGACCTCTCGTAAAAATGCTGAATCTGTTCCGGCTAGTTTAAATTACAATACCGACCTGGGTGCAGCTGTGAAGGGAGCAGACTTAGTCATTGAGGCCATCCCAGAAAGAATGGATATTAAGGAAAGCTACTACAAACAACTAGCATCAGTGGCAGATGAAAAAACAATTTTTGCTACAAATACTTCGACTTTGCTTCCTAGTCAATTTGCTGAATTAACAGGCCGTCCCGAAAAATTCTTGGCATTGCACTTTGCTAATGAAATTTGGAAGAACAACACGGCTGAAGTTATGGGCACAAAATGGACTGACCCAGAAGTATATGATGAGGTAGTGGAATTTGCCAAGGGTATTGGAATGATCCCAATCAAGTTGAAGAAAGAACAACCGGGCTATGTTTTAAATACATTATTAGTTCCATTACTAAATGCCGCACAAATGCTATTAGCTAAGGGTGTTGCTGATATTGAAACGGTCGATAAAACTTGGATGTTGGCAACTAAAGCACCATTTGGACCATTTGGTATTTTAGACATCGTCGGATTAAAGACAGCTTACGATATCACTGCAATGCAAGCTGAAACGGATCCAGACTACAAGCAATTGGCTGATATGATCAAACATGATTACATCGACAAAGGTAAAATGGGTGTTGCAACCGGAGAAGGATTCTACAAA
- a CDS encoding ABC transporter permease: MLTLIRQEFYKLGKRKTTFILPVVVMAFMLIAAIMTKQLVKESNTPINGTAIFTQLFSATTWIVYLMIFAGSTLITQEFEYGTIKNLLYRQYSRGQVLLSKWITLLILNVFYFVISTIFAILLKVIFFPSIKFNSMIDNHSVVNELWLTIVGAFITTWLVLSLVVMMSTLFKNSAVSVTFGVVFYIATSAMGMFETMAIERWDWIKWSPLNMMNLKTQIMMPELHHVTHLQTNTMLWMTLVYVAAFLAIGYFAFTRRKNY, translated from the coding sequence TTGCTAACATTGATCAGACAAGAATTTTATAAATTAGGCAAACGAAAAACAACGTTTATCTTGCCAGTTGTCGTGATGGCATTTATGCTGATTGCTGCAATTATGACCAAGCAATTGGTCAAAGAATCGAATACTCCCATCAACGGCACAGCAATTTTTACACAATTGTTCAGTGCAACGACTTGGATCGTTTATTTAATGATTTTTGCCGGAAGTACCCTGATCACACAGGAGTTCGAATATGGCACGATCAAGAATTTGCTGTATCGTCAATACTCGCGTGGGCAAGTATTGTTGAGTAAATGGATCACCTTATTGATCTTGAACGTTTTCTATTTTGTGATCTCAACTATTTTTGCAATCCTTTTGAAGGTAATCTTTTTCCCAAGCATCAAGTTTAATAGCATGATTGACAATCACTCAGTTGTAAATGAGCTCTGGTTAACAATCGTCGGGGCGTTTATCACAACTTGGTTAGTTTTGAGTTTAGTAGTAATGATGTCGACTTTATTCAAAAATTCGGCCGTTTCGGTAACTTTTGGCGTCGTGTTTTACATTGCAACTTCAGCAATGGGGATGTTCGAGACCATGGCAATAGAGCGCTGGGATTGGATCAAGTGGAGCCCATTAAACATGATGAATTTGAAAACACAAATAATGATGCCTGAATTACATCATGTGACTCATTTACAGACCAACACTATGTTGTGGATGACGTTGGTATATGTGGCCGCATTTTTGGCCATTGGCTACTTTGCCTTTACGCGTCGCAAAAATTATTAG